Proteins encoded by one window of Mycolicibacterium sp. ND9-15:
- a CDS encoding nitrate/nitrite transporter: MVEDTGARRPLNLALATWVSAINFWAWNMIGPMSTTYAGDLSLSSAEASMLVATPILVGALGRIVVGSLTDRFGGRAMFIAISLISIVPVLAVGAAGSAGSYPMLLVCGFFLGIAGTIFAVGIPFANNWYDPSRRGFATGVFGMGMVGTALSAFFTPRFVGWFGLLTTHVIIAVALAVTAVLCMLFMRNSPVFTPNTDRVLPKLKAAAKLPVTWEMSALYAIVFGGFVAFSNYLPTYIKTIYGFSAVDAGARTAGFALAAVLARPVGGALADRFAPKYVVLASFAGTALMAFIAILQPPPDVLSASTFIALAVFLGIGTGGVFAWVARRSPPKSVGSITGIVSAAGGLGGYFPPLVMGSTYDSVENDYSVGLTLLVATALIAFAYTALRLHAFEPQPKEAAQ; this comes from the coding sequence ATGGTGGAAGATACCGGCGCTCGACGCCCTCTGAACCTGGCACTGGCCACCTGGGTTTCGGCCATCAATTTCTGGGCCTGGAACATGATCGGCCCGATGTCGACCACTTACGCCGGCGACTTGTCGCTGAGCAGCGCCGAAGCGTCGATGTTGGTGGCGACGCCGATCCTGGTCGGCGCCCTCGGCCGGATCGTCGTGGGTTCGCTCACCGACCGGTTCGGTGGGCGCGCCATGTTCATCGCGATCTCGCTGATCTCGATCGTGCCGGTGCTGGCGGTCGGCGCGGCCGGGTCGGCCGGGTCCTATCCGATGCTGCTCGTGTGCGGCTTCTTTCTGGGCATCGCCGGCACCATCTTCGCCGTCGGCATCCCGTTCGCGAACAACTGGTATGACCCGTCGCGCCGCGGGTTCGCCACCGGCGTGTTCGGGATGGGGATGGTGGGCACCGCCCTCTCGGCGTTCTTCACCCCCCGGTTCGTCGGCTGGTTCGGCCTGTTGACCACCCATGTGATCATCGCGGTCGCATTGGCGGTCACCGCCGTCCTGTGCATGCTGTTCATGCGCAACTCGCCGGTGTTCACGCCGAACACCGACCGGGTACTGCCCAAGTTGAAGGCCGCCGCGAAACTGCCGGTCACCTGGGAGATGTCGGCTCTCTACGCAATCGTGTTCGGCGGGTTCGTGGCGTTCAGCAACTACCTGCCCACCTACATCAAGACCATCTACGGCTTCTCGGCCGTCGATGCGGGCGCGCGGACGGCGGGATTCGCGCTGGCCGCCGTCCTCGCCCGGCCCGTGGGCGGCGCGCTGGCTGACCGCTTCGCGCCCAAGTACGTCGTGCTGGCATCGTTTGCCGGCACCGCACTGATGGCGTTCATTGCCATACTGCAGCCACCACCGGACGTGTTGTCGGCATCCACGTTCATCGCGCTGGCGGTGTTCCTCGGCATCGGCACCGGCGGCGTGTTCGCCTGGGTGGCCCGCCGATCTCCGCCGAAGTCCGTCGGTTCGATCACCGGAATCGTCTCGGCCGCAGGGGGTTTGGGCGGCTACTTCCCACCGCTGGTGATGGGTTCCACCTACGATTCGGTCGAGAACGACTACTCGGTCGGCCTGACCCTGCTCGTGGCGACCGCACTGATCGCGTTCGCCTACACCGCACTGCGGCTACACGCCTTTGAGCCGCAACCCAAGGAGGCAGCACAGTGA
- a CDS encoding DUF4383 domain-containing protein: protein MAAKPKYMAVQAAALFVGVALIALGVLGFIPGLTQDYDRLAWLGHGSGASLFGVFAVSGLRNVVNLVIGALGLLLARTYAAARAYFLGGGLVYFALCVYGLMVVHTFDWMWFTLGVVMIILGLTLAGQHDPTKRRKRIRA from the coding sequence ATGGCCGCGAAACCCAAATACATGGCCGTGCAGGCGGCGGCGCTGTTCGTGGGCGTCGCGCTGATCGCCTTGGGCGTGCTCGGGTTCATCCCGGGACTCACGCAGGACTACGACCGTCTGGCGTGGCTCGGCCACGGATCCGGTGCCAGCCTGTTCGGGGTGTTCGCGGTGTCCGGACTGCGCAATGTGGTCAACCTGGTGATCGGCGCCCTGGGGTTACTGTTGGCTCGTACGTACGCGGCAGCTCGGGCGTACTTCCTCGGCGGCGGCCTGGTCTATTTTGCACTGTGTGTGTACGGGCTGATGGTGGTGCACACGTTCGACTGGATGTGGTTCACTCTCGGCGTCGTCATGATCATTCTCGGGTTGACGCTCGCCGGCCAGCATGATCCGACGAAACGTCGCAAGAGAATCCGCGCTTGA
- a CDS encoding propionyl-CoA synthetase gives MAGYRALFDASIADPEAFWADAASAVTWTREPKQVLDDSNPPFYHWFPDGELNTCANALDRHVDDGRADQPALIYDSPVTGSQRTYTYRALRDETAKFAGGLRALGVEKGDRVVIYMPMIPEAVIAMLACARLGAIHSVVFGGFAAHELAARIDDARPVVIVSASCGIEPTRTVDYKPMLDAALEMAEHPPRNCVIVQRETKRCELAATRDLDWADLTAAAPVDPVPVAATDPLYVLYTSGTTGKPKGIVRDNGGHAVALLWSMRNIYDIAPGEVFWAASDVGWVVGHSYIVYGPLLLGATTVLYEGKPIGTPDPGAFWRVASEHGAKALFTAPTAIRAIRKEDPDGSHLARYDLSKMKYLFQAGERLDPDTYEWASQKLGKPVVDHWWQTETGWAIAANPMGLDPMPIKPGSPTVPMPGYDVRILQIDGSPCAPREEGAICIQLPLPPGTLPTLWGDDDRYEASYLCEHPGYYLTGDGGYLDEDGYLFVMGRIDDVINVAGHRLSTGSIEAVLATHPAVAECAVIGVHDEIKGQVPRGFVVLKAGASVDGLAEELIEAVRENIGAVACFKLVDVVPALPKTRSGKILRKTMRGIAHGRDEPLPSTIEDPTVIETLKPILHGRRG, from the coding sequence ATGGCCGGATACCGGGCTCTGTTCGACGCAAGCATCGCTGATCCAGAAGCATTCTGGGCCGACGCCGCCAGCGCGGTGACGTGGACCCGCGAGCCGAAGCAGGTCCTCGACGACTCCAATCCGCCGTTCTACCACTGGTTCCCAGACGGGGAGCTGAACACCTGCGCCAACGCACTAGACCGACATGTCGACGACGGCCGCGCCGACCAGCCGGCGTTGATCTACGACTCGCCGGTCACGGGGTCGCAACGGACATACACCTACCGCGCACTGCGCGACGAGACAGCGAAGTTCGCGGGTGGGCTGCGGGCGCTGGGGGTGGAAAAAGGCGACCGTGTCGTGATCTACATGCCGATGATCCCCGAGGCCGTGATCGCCATGCTGGCGTGCGCGCGGTTGGGGGCGATCCACTCGGTCGTGTTCGGCGGGTTCGCCGCGCACGAACTCGCGGCGCGCATCGACGATGCGCGTCCGGTCGTGATCGTGTCCGCGTCGTGTGGCATCGAACCGACCCGGACCGTCGACTACAAGCCGATGCTGGACGCCGCGCTGGAGATGGCCGAGCACCCACCGCGCAACTGCGTCATCGTGCAGCGCGAAACAAAGCGCTGCGAGTTGGCCGCGACCCGCGACCTGGACTGGGCGGACCTGACGGCCGCGGCGCCCGTCGACCCGGTGCCGGTTGCGGCAACCGATCCGCTGTACGTGTTGTACACATCCGGAACCACAGGCAAGCCCAAGGGCATCGTCCGTGACAACGGCGGGCACGCGGTGGCGCTTCTGTGGAGCATGCGCAACATCTACGACATCGCCCCCGGCGAGGTGTTCTGGGCGGCGTCCGACGTCGGCTGGGTGGTCGGCCACTCCTATATCGTGTACGGCCCGCTGCTGCTGGGTGCCACGACGGTGCTCTACGAGGGCAAGCCGATCGGCACACCGGATCCCGGCGCGTTCTGGCGGGTCGCGTCCGAGCACGGGGCCAAGGCGCTGTTCACCGCGCCCACCGCCATACGCGCGATCCGCAAGGAGGATCCCGACGGCTCGCACCTCGCCCGCTACGACCTGTCGAAGATGAAGTACCTGTTCCAGGCCGGCGAGCGACTCGACCCCGACACCTACGAGTGGGCGTCACAGAAGCTCGGCAAACCGGTCGTCGACCACTGGTGGCAGACGGAGACGGGCTGGGCGATCGCCGCCAATCCGATGGGCCTGGACCCCATGCCGATCAAGCCCGGCTCCCCGACGGTCCCGATGCCCGGCTACGACGTGCGGATCCTGCAGATCGACGGGTCCCCCTGCGCACCCCGCGAGGAGGGCGCGATCTGCATCCAACTGCCCCTGCCGCCGGGCACCCTGCCGACGCTGTGGGGTGACGACGACCGCTACGAGGCCTCATACCTGTGCGAGCACCCCGGCTACTACCTCACCGGTGACGGCGGCTATCTCGACGAGGACGGCTACTTGTTCGTGATGGGCCGCATCGACGATGTCATCAACGTAGCCGGACACCGGCTTTCGACGGGATCGATCGAGGCCGTGCTGGCCACCCACCCAGCGGTCGCCGAGTGCGCGGTCATCGGGGTGCACGACGAGATCAAGGGTCAGGTGCCGCGGGGTTTCGTCGTGCTCAAGGCGGGCGCCTCGGTCGACGGGCTGGCCGAGGAACTCATCGAGGCGGTGCGTGAGAACATCGGCGCCGTAGCGTGTTTCAAACTCGTCGACGTCGTACCCGCCCTGCCCAAGACCAGGTCCGGCAAGATTCTGCGCAAGACCATGCGGGGCATCGCCCATGGCCGTGACGAACCGTTGCCGTCGACGATCGAGGATCCGACGGTGATCGAGACGCTGAAGCCGATCTTGCACGGTCGGCGAGGTTGA
- a CDS encoding alpha/beta fold hydrolase, translating to MTSGPPPINGVRRAFVDARGVHFHVTEAGPADGRPVVALHGWPQHHWVYRDLLADPPAGLRIIAPDLPGYGWSGPAPHRWRKDDVAADVLALLDALGLDRVLLVGHDWGAYVGYRMVLTAPQRFEGYLAMNMAHPWVTPRVVAPHLWRFWYQVPVATVGVPVQRRTDFVERVFKVASAVDPETARVYVDRFRDPVVARAARDTYRTFLLRELPAAGLGPAPPRATVPIRCLFGLGDNAVHPSLAAEDTADADDYKLDAVDASHFIVDERPDLVRAALIALAQETARI from the coding sequence ATGACTTCCGGTCCGCCGCCCATCAACGGAGTGCGGCGAGCGTTCGTCGATGCCCGCGGCGTGCACTTTCACGTCACCGAGGCCGGTCCCGCCGATGGACGTCCCGTCGTGGCGCTGCACGGCTGGCCGCAGCATCATTGGGTGTACCGGGATCTGCTGGCCGACCCGCCCGCGGGGCTGCGGATCATCGCGCCGGACCTGCCCGGATACGGCTGGTCGGGGCCCGCGCCGCACCGGTGGCGTAAGGACGACGTCGCCGCCGACGTGCTGGCGCTGCTGGATGCGCTCGGCCTCGACCGTGTGCTGCTGGTCGGCCACGACTGGGGTGCGTACGTCGGATATCGCATGGTGTTGACGGCGCCGCAGCGGTTCGAGGGTTATCTGGCGATGAACATGGCGCACCCGTGGGTCACCCCGCGCGTCGTGGCACCACATTTGTGGCGGTTCTGGTACCAGGTGCCAGTGGCGACGGTCGGCGTGCCGGTGCAGCGACGCACGGACTTCGTCGAGCGGGTGTTCAAGGTCGCGTCCGCCGTGGACCCCGAAACCGCGCGGGTTTACGTCGATCGTTTCCGAGACCCGGTGGTCGCGCGCGCCGCCCGGGACACGTACCGCACCTTCCTGCTTCGCGAGTTACCCGCCGCCGGCCTCGGACCCGCGCCGCCGCGCGCCACCGTCCCGATCCGCTGTCTGTTCGGGCTCGGCGATAACGCTGTCCATCCGTCGCTCGCAGCGGAGGACACGGCCGACGCCGACGACTACAAGTTGGACGCGGTCGACGCGAGCCACTTCATCGTCGACGAGCGGCCTGATCTGGTGCGCGCCGCGCTGATCGCCCTGGCGCAGGAGACTGCCCGCATCTAA
- a CDS encoding sensor histidine kinase, producing the protein MGILGRKVGDLRVYLGAAPGVGKTYSMLAEAQRRLERGTDVVIAVVDTHGRRKVGQQLAGIEVVPPRTTEHPGTPGTFYREIDVTAILQRRPKVVLVDDLAHTNAPGSKNTKRWQDVEELLNAGITVITTVNIQNLESVADLAGQITGVEEPDRIPDEVVRAADQIELVDITPEALRRRLAHGNVYPPERVDAALSNYFRPENLTALRQLALLWLADQVDAALAKYRSDKKISDRWEARERVVVGVTGGPESEILVRRASRIASRWGADLNVVYVVDGDGLTAISAQQKRALRELAASLGATMHTVVGDDVAASLIAFAHDVNATQLVVGTSRRSRLSRVFAEGISDAVVQQSGGLDVHMVSHDQAATGISWSRLSPRQRRFTSWLAAVAAPVAIWALTMLLPEQVLGIGGQGALFFVGVLGTALLGGLAPAVLAAALSGALITYFLLAPSHTFSVQDADSATATLVLLVAAVAVAALVDRASRRLREARRVSQEAELLALFADGALRDSDLDSLLERLRETYSQRALSLIRSQTGEVLAQVGQDPCTDVDDADTSVEIGDDEYWMLLTGPALTARDRRVLNGVGKQAVNLVQQRERADASKAEAVGQAEKLRHALLTAVSHDLRSPLAAAKAAMSRMRNSDIGFSADDTADLLATAEESVDQLTALVANLLDSSRLAAGAVRPEKGRVGLEHVVQRALLGIRADTDEFTRPGSERVKVEVDREAVLADSELLERVLANLIDNSLRYAEGSLVRVTAGQVGGRVLIAVIDEGPGIPRGSEQQAFAPFQRLGDDDTIGIGLGLSVASGFVEAMGGTISASDTPGGGLTVEIDLPAAPD; encoded by the coding sequence ATGGGAATTCTGGGGCGCAAAGTCGGCGACCTGCGCGTTTACCTCGGCGCCGCGCCCGGTGTCGGCAAGACCTACTCGATGCTCGCCGAGGCGCAACGGCGGCTGGAGCGCGGAACCGACGTGGTTATCGCCGTGGTCGACACCCACGGTCGTCGCAAGGTCGGCCAGCAGCTCGCGGGTATCGAAGTGGTACCTCCCCGCACGACGGAGCACCCAGGCACCCCTGGCACCTTCTACCGGGAAATCGACGTCACCGCGATCCTGCAGCGGCGGCCCAAGGTCGTGCTCGTCGACGACCTCGCCCACACCAACGCCCCGGGCAGCAAGAACACCAAACGCTGGCAGGACGTGGAGGAACTGCTCAACGCCGGCATCACCGTGATCACCACGGTCAACATCCAGAACTTGGAAAGCGTCGCCGACTTGGCCGGCCAGATCACCGGGGTCGAGGAACCGGACCGGATTCCCGACGAGGTCGTCCGCGCCGCAGACCAGATCGAGCTGGTCGATATCACGCCGGAAGCGTTGCGGCGCAGGCTTGCTCACGGCAACGTGTATCCACCGGAGCGTGTCGATGCCGCACTGTCCAACTACTTCCGGCCCGAGAATCTCACCGCCCTGCGGCAGTTGGCCCTGCTGTGGCTGGCCGATCAGGTCGACGCCGCGCTGGCCAAGTACCGGTCCGACAAGAAGATCAGCGACCGGTGGGAGGCCCGCGAGCGCGTGGTGGTCGGGGTGACCGGCGGCCCCGAGTCCGAGATCTTGGTGCGACGGGCGTCACGGATCGCCTCCCGGTGGGGGGCAGACCTCAACGTCGTGTACGTCGTCGACGGCGACGGCCTCACCGCGATCTCGGCTCAGCAGAAAAGGGCCCTGCGTGAGCTGGCGGCCAGTTTGGGCGCCACCATGCACACCGTCGTCGGCGACGACGTAGCCGCGTCACTGATCGCCTTCGCGCACGACGTCAACGCGACCCAGTTGGTCGTCGGAACCTCACGACGTTCGCGGCTGTCGCGCGTCTTCGCCGAGGGCATCAGCGATGCCGTCGTCCAGCAATCCGGCGGCCTCGACGTCCACATGGTCAGCCACGACCAAGCCGCCACCGGCATCTCGTGGTCCCGGCTCTCACCCCGCCAGCGCCGATTCACGTCATGGCTTGCCGCCGTGGCGGCTCCGGTCGCGATCTGGGCGCTGACGATGCTGCTGCCGGAACAGGTCCTCGGGATCGGTGGCCAGGGTGCCCTGTTCTTCGTCGGGGTGCTCGGCACCGCACTGCTCGGCGGGCTCGCGCCGGCCGTGTTGGCCGCGGCGCTGTCAGGAGCGCTGATCACGTACTTTCTCCTCGCACCATCGCACACGTTCTCCGTCCAAGACGCCGACAGCGCCACCGCGACCCTGGTGCTGCTGGTCGCTGCCGTCGCGGTGGCCGCGCTCGTCGACCGGGCGTCCAGGCGGCTTCGGGAAGCGCGTCGGGTCAGCCAGGAAGCCGAGTTGCTGGCCCTGTTCGCCGACGGCGCGCTGCGCGACTCGGACCTCGACAGCCTGCTGGAACGGCTCCGCGAGACGTACTCCCAGCGCGCCCTGAGCCTGATCCGAAGCCAGACCGGTGAGGTCCTGGCCCAGGTCGGCCAGGATCCCTGCACCGACGTCGACGACGCCGACACCTCAGTCGAGATCGGAGACGACGAGTACTGGATGCTGCTGACGGGTCCGGCGTTGACCGCACGCGACCGCCGCGTCCTCAACGGCGTCGGCAAGCAAGCGGTAAACCTTGTCCAACAACGGGAGCGGGCCGACGCGAGCAAAGCCGAAGCCGTCGGTCAGGCCGAGAAACTGCGCCACGCCCTGCTGACCGCGGTGAGCCACGACCTGCGGTCCCCGCTGGCGGCCGCCAAGGCGGCGATGTCGCGAATGCGCAACAGTGACATCGGCTTCTCTGCCGACGACACCGCTGATCTCCTCGCCACGGCCGAGGAGTCCGTCGACCAGCTGACCGCGCTCGTGGCCAACCTCCTCGACTCGTCACGACTGGCCGCCGGAGCGGTGCGACCAGAGAAGGGTCGCGTCGGGCTGGAGCATGTCGTGCAACGGGCGCTGCTCGGAATCCGTGCCGACACAGACGAGTTCACGCGGCCAGGCAGCGAGCGGGTCAAGGTGGAGGTCGACCGCGAAGCCGTCCTCGCCGACAGCGAACTCCTCGAGCGCGTGCTGGCCAACCTGATCGACAACTCCTTGCGCTACGCCGAGGGCAGCCTCGTGCGGGTGACCGCAGGCCAAGTCGGCGGCCGGGTGCTCATCGCTGTCATCGACGAGGGCCCGGGCATCCCGCGGGGCAGCGAACAGCAGGCGTTCGCCCCGTTCCAGCGACTCGGTGACGACGACACGATCGGCATCGGTCTCGGCCTCTCGGTCGCCTCAGGTTTCGTCGAGGCGATGGGCGGCACGATCTCGGCCTCCGACACCCCCGGCGGTGGGCTGACCGTGGAAATCGACCTGCCCGCTGCACCGGACTAA
- a CDS encoding SDR family NAD(P)-dependent oxidoreductase, with product MAQGRPLALVTGASSGIGFELAKLFTDDGYDLVVAADDDGVHAAADKLAASGREVRAVQVDLRKEDEVDRLYSAATEDGRRLDAVALNAGTGGGGRFVDRGLEEDLNIIDLNVRGTTQLAKLVLADMVSANSGKLLFTSSIVAMMPGSYQTVYNASKSFVQSFAEALQDELRDTDVTVTSLMPGPTDTNFFRRAGMLDTLVGRMPKDDAGKVAKQGYDALMQEDKKVVASSPLSKGLGLMNRFLPDSVKATFNRLISK from the coding sequence ATGGCTCAGGGACGACCACTTGCGCTCGTGACGGGTGCCTCGAGCGGGATCGGCTTCGAGTTGGCGAAGCTGTTCACCGACGACGGATACGACCTGGTCGTGGCCGCCGACGACGACGGTGTCCACGCCGCCGCCGATAAACTCGCCGCCAGCGGCAGAGAGGTCCGCGCGGTGCAGGTTGATCTCCGCAAAGAGGACGAGGTCGATCGGCTCTACAGCGCCGCCACCGAAGACGGGCGCCGGTTGGACGCCGTCGCGCTCAACGCCGGCACCGGCGGTGGCGGCCGGTTCGTCGACCGGGGACTCGAAGAGGATCTCAACATCATCGACCTCAACGTCCGGGGAACGACCCAACTCGCCAAGCTGGTGCTGGCGGACATGGTCAGCGCCAATTCCGGCAAGCTCCTGTTCACGTCGTCGATCGTGGCGATGATGCCCGGTTCGTACCAGACCGTCTACAACGCGTCGAAGTCGTTCGTTCAGTCCTTCGCCGAAGCGCTGCAGGACGAACTTCGCGACACCGACGTCACCGTCACCTCGCTGATGCCCGGACCGACCGACACCAACTTCTTCCGGCGTGCGGGCATGCTGGACACCCTCGTGGGACGGATGCCGAAGGACGACGCCGGCAAGGTTGCCAAGCAGGGCTACGACGCGTTGATGCAGGAAGACAAGAAAGTCGTTGCGTCCTCGCCACTTTCGAAGGGGTTGGGCTTGATGAACCGCTTCCTTCCCGACTCGGTGAAGGCAACTTTCAACAGGTTGATCTCGAAGTGA
- a CDS encoding phytoene desaturase family protein has translation MSVPASADVVVIGAGHNGLVAAAMLADAGWDVLVLEAQEQPGGAVKSAQLFPGYVSDLYSAFYPLSVTSPALTALHLEEHGLRWSHSPAVVGHARSADDDDAPVIWRELDRTAADLERRTPGDGARWRDLFAQWRRIKEPLLETLFAPFPPVRGAVGLLRELGTAEALRLAHLMLLPAGVMAETLFDGEAARLLLLGNAMHADVPVDAPGSGVMGYMLIMMAQDGGFPVPVGGAGHLTAALVNRATSAGARIECGEQVDGIDVRGHRAVSVRTAGGETVRVRRAVIADTSAPLLYRDLLPADALPDSVLQSVDRFVWDTPVLKINYALDAPIPWRSRSLSEAGTVHLGADHDGLIRWMADLNTGTVPLHPFLLFGQMTTADPSRSPEGTESAWAYTHLPRGVADDASADQLSAAVDMVLEKHAPGFSDNIVGKSIQRPSDLEASDANLHAGAVNGGTSQLFQQLIFRPFPGFGGAETPVENVYLGSAGASPGGGVHGVCGRNAARAALAGAGRRGWPRRQLNRAILSVLTR, from the coding sequence GTGAGCGTCCCGGCCTCCGCCGACGTCGTGGTGATCGGAGCCGGCCACAACGGTTTGGTGGCCGCGGCGATGCTTGCCGACGCCGGCTGGGATGTGCTTGTCCTGGAAGCGCAGGAGCAACCCGGCGGCGCGGTGAAAAGCGCCCAATTGTTCCCCGGCTATGTCAGCGATCTGTACAGCGCGTTCTACCCGCTGTCGGTCACATCGCCCGCGTTGACGGCGCTGCACCTCGAGGAGCACGGGCTGCGCTGGTCGCATTCGCCGGCGGTCGTCGGGCATGCGCGCTCGGCCGACGATGATGACGCGCCGGTGATCTGGCGTGAACTCGACCGCACCGCAGCGGATCTCGAGCGCCGCACACCAGGAGACGGCGCCCGCTGGCGCGACCTGTTCGCCCAGTGGCGGCGCATCAAAGAACCACTGTTGGAGACGTTGTTCGCGCCGTTCCCACCGGTGCGCGGGGCCGTGGGACTGCTGCGCGAGTTGGGCACCGCCGAGGCGCTGCGACTGGCACACCTGATGTTGCTGCCCGCCGGGGTGATGGCTGAGACCCTGTTCGACGGTGAGGCTGCGCGACTCCTGTTGCTGGGCAACGCAATGCACGCCGACGTCCCCGTCGACGCGCCCGGCAGCGGCGTCATGGGCTACATGCTGATCATGATGGCTCAGGACGGCGGCTTTCCGGTCCCGGTCGGAGGCGCCGGACATCTGACGGCGGCACTGGTGAACCGGGCCACCTCGGCGGGCGCCCGGATCGAATGCGGAGAGCAGGTCGACGGAATCGATGTCCGCGGCCACCGTGCGGTGTCGGTTCGTACTGCCGGCGGTGAGACCGTCCGGGTTCGCCGGGCGGTGATCGCCGATACCTCGGCGCCGCTGCTGTACCGCGATCTGCTGCCCGCCGATGCTCTTCCCGACTCGGTACTGCAGAGTGTTGACCGATTCGTTTGGGACACCCCCGTGTTGAAGATCAATTACGCGCTCGACGCGCCGATCCCGTGGCGATCGAGGAGCCTGAGCGAAGCCGGAACCGTCCACCTCGGCGCCGACCACGACGGTCTGATCCGGTGGATGGCCGACCTCAACACCGGCACCGTGCCGCTTCATCCGTTCCTGCTCTTCGGCCAGATGACGACCGCCGACCCGAGCCGATCACCGGAGGGCACCGAAAGCGCCTGGGCCTACACCCATCTGCCGCGTGGTGTGGCCGACGACGCGTCGGCCGACCAACTGTCGGCGGCGGTGGACATGGTGCTGGAGAAGCACGCGCCGGGATTCAGTGACAACATCGTCGGCAAGTCGATTCAGCGTCCGTCGGACCTGGAGGCCAGCGATGCGAACCTGCACGCCGGTGCGGTCAACGGTGGTACCTCACAGCTGTTCCAGCAGTTGATCTTCCGGCCGTTCCCTGGCTTCGGGGGTGCCGAAACGCCGGTGGAGAACGTCTATCTCGGCAGCGCCGGTGCGTCGCCGGGCGGGGGAGTGCACGGAGTCTGCGGACGCAACGCCGCGCGCGCCGCCCTGGCCGGCGCCGGCCGGCGGGGTTGGCCGCGCCGACAGCTCAACCGCGCGATCCTGTCAGTGCTGACGCGGTGA